One window of the Tubulanus polymorphus chromosome 11, tnTubPoly1.2, whole genome shotgun sequence genome contains the following:
- the LOC141912704 gene encoding uncharacterized protein LOC141912704 isoform X1: protein MMQMNQQPGQQQQQQQGNAQFTQQQGGIPQQNQLPNAPNMGATNVPPNMVNQQAQQINSLNSGQLPPQNSAGIVSMDDQMKMEMLKQQKERQHMEAARQQQMLARQQMMQQQQRMQFPPQQQQQQQQQQQPQQQQQQQQPHSAQQLRHMLQAQQMRQQQQQIILQQQQQRQRAPVPQPQQQTQQPSQQMQMATGQMGGQQMPQQLLPDDFGLDF, encoded by the exons ATGATGCAAATGAATCAACAACCgggacaacaacaacaacaacaacaaggGAACGCGCAATTTACTCAACAACAAGGCGGAATCCCACAACAGAATCAG CTGCCTAATGCCCCGAATATGGGCGCAACTAACGTTCCCCCGAATATGGTGAATCAACAGGCGCAACAG atcAATTCCTTGAACAGCGGTCAACTGCCGCCTCAGAATAGCGCCGGTATCGTGTCGATGGACGATCAG ATGAAAATGGAAATGTTGAAGCAACAAAAAGAAAGGCAACACATGGAAGCGGCCAGACAGCAACAGATGCTCG CGCGACAACAAATGATGCAGCAACAACAGAGAATGCAGTTTCCGccgcaacaacagcagcagcagcagcagcaacaacaaccacagcaacaacaacaacagcaacagccTCATTCGGCTCAACAGTTACGCCACATGCTGCAAGCA caacaaatgcgtcaacaacagcaacaaatcatattacagcagcagcaacagagACAGAGGGCTCCGGTGCCGCAACCTCAGCAACAAACGCAACAACCATCGCAACAAATGCAGATGGCGACTGGACAAATGGGTGGGCAACAAATGCCGCAACAGTTGCTGCCCGATGACTTTGGTTTAGATTTCTAA
- the LOC141912704 gene encoding uncharacterized protein LOC141912704 isoform X2 encodes MMQMNQQPGQQQQQQQGNAQFTQQQGGIPQQNQINSLNSGQLPPQNSAGIVSMDDQMKMEMLKQQKERQHMEAARQQQMLARQQMMQQQQRMQFPPQQQQQQQQQQQPQQQQQQQQPHSAQQLRHMLQAQQMRQQQQQIILQQQQQRQRAPVPQPQQQTQQPSQQMQMATGQMGGQQMPQQLLPDDFGLDF; translated from the exons ATGATGCAAATGAATCAACAACCgggacaacaacaacaacaacaacaaggGAACGCGCAATTTACTCAACAACAAGGCGGAATCCCACAACAGAATCAG atcAATTCCTTGAACAGCGGTCAACTGCCGCCTCAGAATAGCGCCGGTATCGTGTCGATGGACGATCAG ATGAAAATGGAAATGTTGAAGCAACAAAAAGAAAGGCAACACATGGAAGCGGCCAGACAGCAACAGATGCTCG CGCGACAACAAATGATGCAGCAACAACAGAGAATGCAGTTTCCGccgcaacaacagcagcagcagcagcagcaacaacaaccacagcaacaacaacaacagcaacagccTCATTCGGCTCAACAGTTACGCCACATGCTGCAAGCA caacaaatgcgtcaacaacagcaacaaatcatattacagcagcagcaacagagACAGAGGGCTCCGGTGCCGCAACCTCAGCAACAAACGCAACAACCATCGCAACAAATGCAGATGGCGACTGGACAAATGGGTGGGCAACAAATGCCGCAACAGTTGCTGCCCGATGACTTTGGTTTAGATTTCTAA
- the LOC141912704 gene encoding uncharacterized protein LOC141912704 isoform X3, translating into MMQMNQQPGQQQQQQQGNAQFTQQQGGIPQQNQLPNAPNMGATNVPPNMVNQQAQQMKMEMLKQQKERQHMEAARQQQMLARQQMMQQQQRMQFPPQQQQQQQQQQQPQQQQQQQQPHSAQQLRHMLQAQQMRQQQQQIILQQQQQRQRAPVPQPQQQTQQPSQQMQMATGQMGGQQMPQQLLPDDFGLDF; encoded by the exons ATGATGCAAATGAATCAACAACCgggacaacaacaacaacaacaacaaggGAACGCGCAATTTACTCAACAACAAGGCGGAATCCCACAACAGAATCAG CTGCCTAATGCCCCGAATATGGGCGCAACTAACGTTCCCCCGAATATGGTGAATCAACAGGCGCAACAG ATGAAAATGGAAATGTTGAAGCAACAAAAAGAAAGGCAACACATGGAAGCGGCCAGACAGCAACAGATGCTCG CGCGACAACAAATGATGCAGCAACAACAGAGAATGCAGTTTCCGccgcaacaacagcagcagcagcagcagcaacaacaaccacagcaacaacaacaacagcaacagccTCATTCGGCTCAACAGTTACGCCACATGCTGCAAGCA caacaaatgcgtcaacaacagcaacaaatcatattacagcagcagcaacagagACAGAGGGCTCCGGTGCCGCAACCTCAGCAACAAACGCAACAACCATCGCAACAAATGCAGATGGCGACTGGACAAATGGGTGGGCAACAAATGCCGCAACAGTTGCTGCCCGATGACTTTGGTTTAGATTTCTAA
- the LOC141912704 gene encoding uncharacterized protein LOC141912704 isoform X4, translating into MKCMRRFSHILQDIVNWTQTIDGKINSLNSGQLPPQNSAGIVSMDDQMKMEMLKQQKERQHMEAARQQQMLARQQMMQQQQRMQFPPQQQQQQQQQQQPQQQQQQQQPHSAQQLRHMLQAQQMRQQQQQIILQQQQQRQRAPVPQPQQQTQQPSQQMQMATGQMGGQQMPQQLLPDDFGLDF; encoded by the exons ATGAAATGCATGCGTCGTTTCTCTCACATTTTGCAGGATATTGTGAACTGGACGCAGACGATCGACGGCAAG atcAATTCCTTGAACAGCGGTCAACTGCCGCCTCAGAATAGCGCCGGTATCGTGTCGATGGACGATCAG ATGAAAATGGAAATGTTGAAGCAACAAAAAGAAAGGCAACACATGGAAGCGGCCAGACAGCAACAGATGCTCG CGCGACAACAAATGATGCAGCAACAACAGAGAATGCAGTTTCCGccgcaacaacagcagcagcagcagcagcaacaacaaccacagcaacaacaacaacagcaacagccTCATTCGGCTCAACAGTTACGCCACATGCTGCAAGCA caacaaatgcgtcaacaacagcaacaaatcatattacagcagcagcaacagagACAGAGGGCTCCGGTGCCGCAACCTCAGCAACAAACGCAACAACCATCGCAACAAATGCAGATGGCGACTGGACAAATGGGTGGGCAACAAATGCCGCAACAGTTGCTGCCCGATGACTTTGGTTTAGATTTCTAA